The Triticum urartu cultivar G1812 unplaced genomic scaffold, Tu2.1 TuUngrouped_contig_2792, whole genome shotgun sequence genome window below encodes:
- the LOC125527061 gene encoding cation/H(+) antiporter 2-like: MARPMNCDLVLELQNVSLDTLFLIVLQAVVVIALGKFIHLSLRRHNQPSAISQILAGIMVGSLGLHEVIVHVAVVNVEDTYGWYVSQARIFYMFYVGLDADLASLWNDKHRCTIATYASVATCLLLAAFVSGGLYGSMMHTPVRSPELLAAVLMLTLANTSSVDVSRMAAELGLTATATGRLVVGAAIATNVICIVGEGVFSCMKLASGRTPGYSASQRLGLGVLALFKVGLALALLRPAVEFMNRRNAGRHRIGNWELALILIAVSYIGDFPRRVGFDGMPASLVLGLAFPREGPVARTVTHALAYPLHALALPFYFGTMGMRLNFSAMSGAVVVPAVLLTILGLVGKCAGTMGAARFLHMPLGDAARLGVILNIKGHVNMIDMSFASSEGIWAEQALMAMVMGSMISTVIAGPVFAVVYRREREAYLSNGHRTLERLVPDQEEELRMLACVHGARATPAMLSLVELLASKPAVQPAVHVLHFYDAVSKHARAGTGGAKRYHERVQIDSDKHWDRMNDAATQVNWTVDLFASITGLVIRQIDKGDRGPVTNLKTIRRCAEEVHADVLIVPYHKEQHYDGKMSCRSEDRRQLNLNVLERAPCTTGILVDRPFRRGGTSFQLPTKISTSEETLGNWREDRATAPTHVAAVFLGGPDDREAVALACRLAKNETVHLTVIRFVGPGKHGHAGVQTARADDHADGEVSVVVDDPDECCMAALQREYVAKELASYVEKVVGGAADVVEALRRMAGAYALVVVGRGGRQPAELLGGLECGEMGPIGDILASDESLEMGSVIVLQQKKAVSTAFGLDPPPAGTAGV, translated from the exons ATGGCGAGACCCATGAACTGCGATCTGGTCCTCGAGCTCCAGAACGTGTCCCTGGACACCCTCTTCCTCATCGTCCTCCAGGCCGTCGTCGTCATCGCCCTCGGCAAGTTCATCCACCTCTCCCTCCGCCGCCACAACCAGCCCAGCGCCATCTCCCAGATCCTC gcGGGGATCATGGTGGGGAGCCTGGGGCTGCACGAGGTGATCGTGCACGTGGCCGTGGTGAACGTGGAGGACACGTACGGGTGGTACGTCTCCCAGGCGCGCATCTTCTACATGTTCTACGTCGGCCTCGACGCCGACCTCGCCTCGCTCTGGAACGACAAGCACCGCTGCACCATCGCCACCTACGCCAGCGTCGCCACCTGCCTGCTCCTCGCCGCCTTCGTCTCCGGGGGCCTGTACGGCAGCATGATGCACACCCCCGTCCGCTCGCCCGAGCTGCTCGCCGCCGTGCTCATGCTCACGCTCGCCAACACCTCCTCCGTCGACGTCTCCCGGATGGCCGCCGAGCTCGGActcaccgccaccgccaccggcCGCCTCGTCGTCGGCGCCGCCATCGCCACCAACGTCATCTGCATCGTCGGGGAGGGCGTCTTCTCCTGCATGAAGCTGGCGTCCGGAAGGACCCCAGGGTACAGCGCGTCCCAGCGGCTCGGGCTCGGCGTGCTGGCGCTCTTCAAGGTCGGCCTCGCGCTCGCGCTGCTCCGGCCAGCCGTGGAGTTCATGAACCGGCGCAACGCGGGGCGGCACCGCATCGGGAACTGGGAGCTGGCTCTCATCCTCATCGCCGTATCCTACATCGGCGACTTCCCGCGCCGCGTCGGCTTCGACGGCATGCCGGCGAGCCTCGTGCTGGGGCTGGCGTTCCCCAGGGAGGGCCCCGTGGCGAGGACCGTCACGCACGCGCTTGCGTACCCGCTGCACGCGCTGGCCCTGCCCTTCTATTTCGGGACCATGGGGATGCGGCTCAACTTCAGCGCCATGTCCGGCGCCGTCGTCGTGCCCGCCGTCCTCCTCACCATCCTCGGTCTCGTCGGCAAGTGCGCAGGCACCATGGGCGCTGCCAGGTTCCTCCACATGCCGCTCGGGGACGCCGCGCGCCTCGGCGTCATCCTTAACATCAAGGGCCACGTCAACATGATCGACATGAGCTTCGCCAGCTCCGAGGGGATTTGGGCGGAGCAGGCGCTCATGGCCATGGTGATGGGCAGCATGATCAGCACCGTCATCGCGGGGCCGGTGTTCGCCGTTGTGTACCGCAGGGAGAGGGAGGCGTATCTGAGCAACGGCCACAGGACGCTGGAGCGGCTGGTCCCGGACcaggaggaggagctgcggatgCTCGCCTGCGTGCACGGAGCACGCGCCACGCCGGCGATGCTCAGCCTCGTCGAGCTGCTGGCGAGCAAGCCCGCCGTGCAGCCCGCTGTGCATGTCCTGCACTTCTACGACGCCGTGAGCAAGCACGCACGCGCGGGCACCGGCGGCGCCAAACGCTACCACGAGCGGGTCCAGATCGACAGCGACAAGCACTGGGACCGCATGAACGACGCCGCCACGCAGGTGAACTGGACCGTCGACCTGTTCGCCTCCATCACCGGCCTCGTCATCCGGCAGATCGACAAAGGCGACCGCGGCCCCGTCACGAACCTGAAGACCATCCGCCGCTGCGCGGAGGAGGTCCACGCCGACGTCCTAATCGTGCCCTACCACAAGGAGCAGCACTACGACGGCAAGATGTCCTGCCGGTCGGAGGATCGCCGCCAGCTCAACCTGAACGTGCTCGAGCGCGCGCCGTGCACCACCGGCATCCTCGTCGACCGCCCGTTCCGGAGAGGCGGCACCAGCTTCCAGCTACCGACCAAGATATCCACGAGCGAGGAGACGCTGGGCAACTGGCGGGAAGACCGGGCCACCGCGCCGACGCACGTGGCGGCTGTCTTCCTCGGCGGGCCGGACGACCGCGAGGCCGTGGCCCTCGCCTGCCGCCTCGCCAAGAATGAGACGGTCCACCTGACCGTCATCCGCTTCGTGGGGCCCGGCAAGCACGGCCACGCCGGCGTCCAGACGGCACGCGCCGACGATCACGCCGACGGGGAGGTGTCCGTCGTGGTGGACGATCCCGACGAGTGCTGCATGGCGGCGCTCCAACGCGAGTACGTGGCGAAGGAGCTCGCGTCGTACGTTGagaaggtggtgggcggcgcgGCGGACGTGGTGGAGGCCCTGCGCAGGATGGCCGGGGCGTACGCGCTGGTCGTGGTGGGGCGCGGCGGAAGGCAGCCGGCGGAGCTGCTGGGCGGGCTAGAGTGCGGGGAGATGGGCCCAATCGGGGATATCCTCGCGTCGGACGAGTCGCTGGAGATGGGCTCCGTGATCGTCCTGCAGCAGAAGAAAGCCGTGTCGACGGCGTTCGGCCTCGACCCACCACCAGCGGGAACGGCGGGGGTCTGA